In Porites lutea chromosome 7, jaPorLute2.1, whole genome shotgun sequence, a single window of DNA contains:
- the LOC140942718 gene encoding uncharacterized protein, translated as MAWYYGVNNSDLYGSNFSTVLADAPPPLDDTFDEDDNEIVFRNDVNKSKKYGEKPVASPVKKTQSSEEKFTEKSKLGGSVLKGKNEHDTEEGNEESDFGDFASFADFGSAFGQGNGSGESQDWFTSHDNSEKSLQSWDAKSSQQGPSNNVENGVDDAEFAAFQANEGSVNLQESLPNGSSHQGNSDSDWVNKRALTNSDINGSYDLESDDDFGDFATTENAITNPGVTAVKDVDNCETADKKSVAHHGDSTMDVNTKGLFHDDSKKDCDILKESLSEQSKEFKTEKDTASNASSERFLGFVGSNRGDQESRQLDSLSAEVTSSEISTTVLADSEEGGHINCVSYESTRIKQSTNGEQLTGKKCNTVDSQNYTTLEKDAAKLSPEPSGLCDGDDFGEFADFNDMPLQQSSGHNEFVQKDISPVAPEGENDEVVKGDSLFVGTASTRNKYYSDDDDDFGDFGSFEKKHGKKDETSSDSITVDAKLTESKVNNDPFGAKASSIQDKDTDNDFGDFGAFEVNHSEKEERTGSVDSEPKSLSNQEKDKDDFGGFGMFDSFSSDTHEDKDQNNSIGSFSASDLEEKPIKTEGQNSDDFGDFDSFRSSAINSQKGCDGSSANTETFGSFESNIKDSQKDNERSKDFGDFGTFESSVETSLNNGQCNDDSGGFDGNESNTKSVQEKDENTDDFGDFGSFEANSKDSEGQNKNTDDFNGDFGSFETNAKDSESHNENGDDCGNFGSFESNTKDFGQDAQSGFGDFGAFKSQDSIKKDGGDDDFGDFGGFETADERVSEQTFEGFKASSTKGELKQNIQNNEFGAFDSKPKNLSTVKQTDDHFGDFSHGKENKSGGFASFSSSDSNLTASLGASTDKNTSIKQQKTEILQHFSPSINFMIKQARDSISVCFTSELKNKFNSQCTILSSRIGKSLHSNKELWQHLEHAENEGQILFSWSNSFSQHKKFLSLCICPERPPPLQVGSMLKPIVSSQFPPFGGGQPGALLMPAPVSKMPQFTSGLDFLEPLKGSQAAVQSPLQSKESMQGSSHPMTLPDLGVSVNRDVLKLPHH; from the exons ATGGCTTGGTATTACGGAGTGAATAACTCGGACCTATATGGATCGAATTTCTCGACTGTCCTTGCAGATGCTCCGCCGCCTCTTGACGACACATTCGACGAAGATGACAATGAAATCGTTTTCCGAAACGATGTAAACAAATCAAAGAAGTATGGCGAGAAACCTGTTGCATCGCCGGTGAAGAAGACCCAGTCAAGCGAAGAAAAATTCACGGAGAAATCAAAATTAGGTGGCAGTGTTCTAAAGGGCAAAAATGAACACGACACGGAAGAAGGCAACGAAGAGTCGGATTTCGGGGACTTTGCTAGTTTTGCGGATTTTGGCTCAGCTTTTGGACAAGGCAATGGCAGTGGCGAATCGCAAGACTGGTTCACTAGTCACGACAATAGTGAAAAATCTCTCCAATCTTGGGATGCAAAAAGCAGCCAACAAGGTCCTTCTAATAATGTGGAAAATGGTGTCGATGACGCCGAATTTGCTGCATTTCAGGCAAATGAAGGCAGTGTAAATTTACAGGAAAGCTTACCTAATGGTAGTTCTCATCAGGGAAATTCAGACAGTGATTGGGTTAATAAAAGGGCACTTACAAATAGTGACATTAATGGCAGTTATGACTTAGAATCTGATGATGACTTTGGTGATTTTGCAACCACAGAGAATGCTATCACCAACCCTGGAGTGACTGCAGTGAAAGACGTTGACAATTGTGAAACAGCTGATAAGAAATCGGTTGCCCATCATGGAGATTCAACCATGGATGTCAATACAAAGGGATTGTTTCATGACGATAGTAAAAAGGACTGTGACATTCTAAAGGAATCATTGTCTGAACAGAGCAAAGAGTTCAAAACAGAGAAGGACACTGCTTCAAATGCGTCCTCAGAGAGATTTTTAGGTTTTGTTGGTAGTAATCGTGGAGATCAAGAATCAAGACAGCTGGATAGCTTGTCGGCAGAAGTGACCAGTAGTGAAATATCTACGACTGTATTGGCTGACAGTGAGGAAGGAGGTCATATTAATTGTGTGTCTTATGAAAGCACTAGGATAAAACAATCTACTAATGGGGAACAGCTAACTGGGAAAAAGTGCAACACTGTGGACTCACAGAATTATACCACCCTTGAAAAGGATGCAGCCAAGTTATCGCCAGAGCCTTCTGGATTGTGTGACGGCGATgattttggagaatttgctgACTTTAATGACATGCCTTTACAACAATCTAGTGGTCATAATGAATTTGTGCAAAAAGACATTTCACCAGTAGCACCTGAAGGGGAGAATGACGAAGTTGTGAAGGGTGATTCTTTATTTGTTGGAACTGCATCCAcaagaaataaatattatagtgatgatgatgatgattttggGGATTTTGGCTCTTTTGAAAAGAAACATGGTAAAAAAGATGAGACATCAAGTGATTCCATTACAGTTGATGCCAAACTAACTGAATCAAAGGTTAATAATGATCCTTTTGGTGCTAAAGCATCATCTATACAGGATAAGGACACTGATAATGATTTTGGAGATTTTGGTGCATTTGAAGTAAACCAcagtgaaaaagaagaaagaactGGCAGTGTTGATTCCGAGCCCAAATCTCTGTCTAATCAAGAAAAGGATAAAGATGATTTTGGAGGTTTTGGTATGTTTGATTCATTCAGCAGTGATACTCATGAGGATAAGGACCAGAATAACAGCATTGGGAGTTTTAGTGCTTCGGATTTAGAAgaaaaaccaatcaaaactgAAGGTCAAAACAGTGATGATTTTGGAGATTTTGATTCATTTAGATCAAGTGCCATAAATTCCCAAAAAGGGTGTGATGGCAGTAGTGCTAACACTGAGACTTTTGGCAGTTTTGAGTCAAATATCAAAGATTCTCAAAAAGACAATGAAAGGTCAAAAGACTTTGGAGATTTTGGAACTTTTGAGTCAAGTGTAGAAACTTCTCTAAATAATGGTCAATGTAATGATGACTCTGGAGGTTTTGATGGTAATGAATCAAATACCAAAAGTGTTCAGGAAAAGGATGAAAATACTGATGATTTTGGAGATTTTGGAAGTTTTGAAGCAAACTCAAAAGATTCTGAAGGTCAGAATAAAAATACTGATGACTTCAATGGAGATTTTGGAAGTTTTGAGACAAATGCCAAAGATTCTGAAAGTCATAATGAAAATGGTGACGACTGTGGGAATTTTGGAAGTTTTGAATCAAATACCAAGGATTTTGGACAAGATGCCCAGTCTGGCTTTGGAGATTTTGGTGCATTTAAGTCCCAAGATTCCATAAAAAaggatggtggtgatgatgatttTGGAGATTTTGGTGGTTTTGAGACAGCAGATGAAAGAGTTTCAGAACAAACGTTTGAAGGTTTTAAAGCTTCTAGTACCAAAGGTGAACTGAAGCAAAACatccaaaacaatgaatttgGTGCATTTGACTCCAAACCAAAGAATTTAAGTACTGTGAAACAAACTGATGATCACTTTGGGGATTTCAGTCATGGAAAGGAAAACAAGTCTGGTGGTTTTGCTTCATTCTCAAGCTCTGACTCTAACTTGACAGCTAGTTTAGGTGCTTCCACTGACAAAAACACAAGCATAAagcaacaaaaaacagaaatattgCAACATTTCAGCCCTAGCATCAATTTTATGATCAAGCAGGCGAGAGATTCGATTTCTGTGTGTTTTACCTCAgaactgaaaaacaagttcaatTCACAGTGTACCATTTTATCCTCTCGCATTGGGAAAAGTTTACACAG CAACAAAGAACTATGGCAACATCTTGAACATGCAGAAAATGAGGGCCAAATTCTGTTCAGCTGGTCTAATTCTTTTAGCCAGCACAAGAAGTTTTTGTCTCTTTGTATCTGCCCAGAGAGACCTCCCCCTCTTCAG GTGGGGTCAATGTTAAAGCCAATAGTGTCATCACAGTTCCCACCTTTTGGAGGAGGACAA CCTGGAGCACTGTTGATGCCTGCCCCAGTGAGCAAAATGCCACAGTTTACATCTGGATTG GATTTCTTGGAGCCCCTGAAGGGATCACAGGCGGCAGTGCAATCCCCACTTCAAAGCAAGGAATCTATGCAAGGTTCAAGTCATCCTATGACCCTCCCTGACCTTGGTGTAAGTGTGAACagagatgttttaaaattgcCCCATCACTAA
- the LOC140942719 gene encoding uncharacterized protein — protein MGNSLKRTSSKPDVKDNISDTTSESSSLDLDFFAPSISQPQEGKTESRGLYEEDLLGLNISLSSVDQQKLDSPKPQKTSDTKKVWQRGGVTIPLSSQEKQAQLSAAAKNILDQLEDLAFMNSPVLMFPLKPE, from the exons ATGGGTAACAGCCTAAAGCGCACATCTTCAAAACCAG ATGTTAAAGACAACATATCAGATACCACATCTGAGTCATCTTCACTTGACCTTGATTTCTTTGCACCAAGTATAAGCCAGCCTCAAGAGGGAAAGACAG agtCCAGAGGTCTCTATGAAGAAGATTTATTGGGGCTTAACATTTCATTATCTTCAGTGGATCAACAAAAGTTGGACAGTCCAAAACCTCAGAAGACATCAGACACTAAGAAAGTTTGGCAACGTGGAGGGGTAACGATTCCACTTTCATCACAGGAAAAACAAGCTCAATTAAGTGCTGCAGCCAAGAATATTTTAGATCAACTTGAAGATTTAGCCTTCATGAATTCACCTGTACTGATGTTTCCCCTAAAGCCTGAATAA